In Polaromonas sp. JS666, one genomic interval encodes:
- the xth gene encoding exodeoxyribonuclease III has protein sequence MKIATWNVNSLAVRLPQVLDWLAANPVDVLCLQELKLSDDKFPLQALADAGYQSAVFGQKTYNGVAILSRTPARNIVKNIAGFTDEQSRVIAATLDTPSGEVRVVNGYFVNGQAPGTEKFEYKMRWLDGLRAWLREELAEHSRLVLVGDFNITADDRDTYDAQGLHETIHHTADERQHLQALLGLGLHDAFRLFEQPEKTYSWWDYREFAFRRNRGLRIDYILVSNALKPAVKSCLIDKLPRKNERPSDHAPVVAELDWL, from the coding sequence ATGAAAATCGCCACCTGGAATGTCAACTCGCTGGCCGTGCGGCTGCCGCAGGTCCTTGACTGGCTGGCGGCAAATCCGGTGGATGTGCTGTGCCTGCAGGAACTCAAACTTTCCGACGACAAGTTTCCACTGCAGGCACTGGCCGACGCGGGCTACCAAAGTGCGGTGTTCGGCCAGAAAACCTACAACGGCGTGGCCATTTTGAGTCGCACGCCGGCGCGCAACATTGTGAAGAACATAGCCGGTTTCACGGACGAGCAGTCACGCGTGATCGCGGCGACGCTGGACACGCCGAGCGGCGAGGTGCGCGTTGTCAATGGCTATTTTGTCAACGGCCAGGCACCGGGCACCGAGAAGTTTGAATACAAGATGCGCTGGCTCGACGGCCTGCGCGCGTGGCTGCGCGAAGAACTCGCCGAACACTCCAGGCTTGTGCTGGTGGGTGACTTCAACATCACCGCCGACGACCGCGACACGTATGACGCGCAAGGGCTGCACGAAACGATTCACCATACCGCCGACGAACGGCAACACTTGCAGGCACTGTTGGGGCTGGGTCTGCACGATGCGTTCCGCCTGTTCGAACAACCGGAAAAAACCTACTCATGGTGGGATTACCGGGAGTTTGCGTTTCGCAGAAACCGCGGCCTGCGCATTGATTACATCCTGGTGAGCAATGCACTCAAGCCCGCCGTCAAAAGCTGCCTCATCGACAAGCTGCCACGCAAAAACGAGCGCCCGAGCGACCACGCGCCGGTCGTGGCGGAACTCGATTGGCTATAA
- a CDS encoding DUF4337 domain-containing protein, with the protein MSGAGFHVHGPHDHELEHAAQGAHGAAHDGGGGMIAQIAVVTAIIATVGAIFAYMGGATQANAGLYKNNAAIKKTEASNQWNYFQAKSTKQSLAEFARDLAPEDRKAGYLSKIERYEKEKNEIKTAAEKLEAEAATWDKSSDDQMHQHHRWAQATTVLQVSIALAAIALLTRKRWLEYGMFALAGVGMAVGALALLHI; encoded by the coding sequence ATGTCAGGAGCCGGATTTCACGTCCACGGGCCGCACGACCACGAGCTGGAGCATGCCGCCCAAGGCGCTCATGGCGCAGCACACGACGGCGGCGGCGGCATGATCGCCCAGATCGCCGTCGTGACGGCCATCATTGCGACCGTGGGGGCCATTTTTGCCTACATGGGCGGTGCGACCCAGGCCAATGCAGGCCTGTATAAAAATAACGCCGCCATCAAAAAAACCGAAGCCTCCAATCAGTGGAATTACTTTCAGGCCAAGAGCACCAAGCAGTCGCTCGCCGAATTCGCCCGCGATCTGGCGCCTGAAGACAGGAAGGCCGGCTACCTGAGCAAGATCGAGCGCTACGAAAAAGAGAAGAACGAAATCAAGACAGCCGCCGAGAAACTGGAGGCTGAAGCCGCCACTTGGGACAAGTCGTCGGACGACCAGATGCATCAGCACCACCGCTGGGCACAGGCCACCACGGTGCTGCAGGTCTCCATCGCGCTGGCGGCCATTGCCCTGCTGACACGCAAGCGTTGGCTGGAATATGGCATGTTCGCGCTGGCCGGCGTGGGCATGGCGGTCGGCGCGCTCGCGTTGCTGCATATTTGA
- a CDS encoding dihydrofolate reductase: MRINMIFARAANGVIGNNNRMPWHLPEDMAHFKRLTQGWPVIMGRKTWDSLPPKFRPLPGRTNIVITRQQDWKEDGAEPAASLADALSLCGQSEEVWVIGGAQIYAQAKPLAQRIEVTEIAQDFEGDAFAPPLGSEWIEAAREDHISSNGLKFSFITYDKHKGN; encoded by the coding sequence ATGCGCATCAACATGATTTTTGCCCGCGCCGCCAACGGCGTGATCGGCAACAACAATCGCATGCCCTGGCATCTGCCGGAAGACATGGCCCACTTCAAGCGCCTGACCCAGGGCTGGCCCGTCATCATGGGGCGAAAGACCTGGGACTCACTGCCGCCCAAATTCCGCCCCCTGCCCGGCCGCACCAATATTGTCATCACCCGGCAGCAGGACTGGAAAGAAGATGGCGCCGAGCCAGCAGCCAGCCTGGCCGACGCTTTGAGCCTTTGCGGGCAGTCTGAAGAAGTCTGGGTCATCGGTGGCGCGCAAATTTACGCGCAAGCCAAGCCCCTGGCGCAGCGCATCGAAGTCACCGAAATTGCCCAGGACTTTGAAGGGGATGCCTTTGCGCCCCCGCTGGGTTCCGAATGGATTGAAGCTGCGCGTGAGGATCACATCTCCTCCAATGGGCTGAAGTTCAGTTTTATCACTTACGACAAACACAAAGGGAATTGA
- a CDS encoding thymidylate synthase: MNTPPETRPDRPIRSQYEDFMRHVDAHGVFKADRTGTGTKSVFGYQMRFDLNEGFPLVTTKKVHLKSIVQELLWFLTGSSDNNWLKERGVTIWDEWAREDGDLGPVYGVQWRSWPTPDGGHIDQISEVIKTLKTNPDSRRIIVSAWNVADLSKMALMPCHAFFQFYVAPATEAGGKGKLSCQLYQRSADIFLGVPFNIGSYALLTHMVAQQCDLDVGDFIWTGGDCHIYSNHAEQVALQLSRAPFPYPTLHIKRKPESIFDYQFDDFEFLDYQHHAAIKAPVAV; this comes from the coding sequence ATGAACACCCCTCCCGAAACCCGCCCTGACCGCCCCATTCGTTCCCAGTACGAAGACTTCATGCGCCATGTGGACGCGCACGGCGTCTTCAAGGCCGATCGCACCGGCACCGGCACCAAAAGCGTGTTTGGTTACCAGATGCGCTTTGATTTGAACGAAGGCTTTCCGCTGGTGACCACCAAAAAGGTTCACCTCAAATCCATCGTGCAGGAACTGCTGTGGTTTCTGACCGGGAGCAGCGACAACAACTGGCTGAAAGAACGCGGCGTGACGATTTGGGATGAGTGGGCCCGCGAAGACGGTGACCTGGGCCCGGTCTATGGCGTGCAATGGCGCAGTTGGCCGACGCCTGACGGCGGGCATATTGACCAGATCAGCGAAGTCATCAAGACGCTGAAAACCAACCCTGACTCGCGCCGCATCATCGTGAGCGCCTGGAACGTGGCTGACCTGTCCAAAATGGCGCTGATGCCTTGCCACGCATTTTTTCAGTTCTACGTCGCGCCTGCCACTGAAGCTGGCGGTAAAGGCAAGCTCAGCTGCCAGCTCTACCAGCGCAGCGCCGACATTTTCCTCGGCGTGCCCTTCAACATTGGCAGCTACGCGCTGCTCACGCACATGGTGGCGCAGCAGTGCGACCTGGACGTGGGCGACTTCATCTGGACGGGCGGCGACTGCCACATCTACAGCAACCACGCCGAGCAGGTGGCCCTGCAACTGAGCCGGGCCCCCTTCCCCTATCCGACACTCCACATCAAGCGCAAGCCCGAGTCGATCTTCGACTACCAGTTCGACGATTTCGAGTTCCTTGACTACCAGCACCATGCGGCCATCAAGGCGCCGGTAGCGGTGTAG
- a CDS encoding twin-arginine translocation pathway signal protein produces MDKHQFPRAGLGFSRRILLHKSAVILGGGLLAGPAFAAKQGCRPTESEVLGPFYRFGAPFHSRLAGPDEPGDRLVLTGTVFSSDCRTPLPGALIEVWQANHAGLYDTNKPGNFTEAGTFHLRGMLYTNEKGQYEIETIVPGRYPIPPNLPGLEKYAGLTRPAHIHFRVMESLHVPVTTQLYFKGDPFIAKDPWAGRKPSLAIDLKQDGKLRRSVFDVVLARGL; encoded by the coding sequence ATGGACAAGCATCAATTCCCGAGGGCTGGCTTGGGCTTCTCACGACGAATCCTCTTGCACAAGAGTGCCGTGATACTTGGGGGCGGGCTTCTGGCCGGCCCCGCTTTTGCTGCCAAGCAAGGCTGTCGGCCCACCGAGTCCGAAGTCCTCGGTCCGTTCTATCGGTTCGGCGCGCCATTTCACTCCCGGCTGGCAGGTCCTGACGAGCCCGGTGACAGGCTTGTTCTGACCGGCACGGTGTTCAGTTCAGATTGCCGTACACCCCTCCCGGGGGCATTGATCGAGGTGTGGCAAGCGAATCACGCTGGCTTATACGACACCAACAAGCCCGGCAACTTCACCGAGGCTGGTACCTTCCACTTGCGGGGGATGCTGTATACGAATGAAAAGGGGCAATACGAGATTGAGACGATTGTGCCGGGCCGATACCCGATTCCGCCAAATCTCCCGGGGCTCGAGAAATATGCGGGGCTGACGCGACCTGCGCATATTCACTTTCGGGTCATGGAATCGCTGCACGTTCCGGTGACGACGCAGCTCTATTTCAAGGGCGACCCCTTCATTGCCAAAGATCCGTGGGCCGGCCGCAAGCCATCATTGGCCATTGATTTAAAGCAGGATGGCAAGCTACGCCGCAGTGTGTTTGACGTCGTACTTGCCAGGGGCTTATAG
- a CDS encoding alpha/beta hydrolase yields the protein MDVLLKVLTVGGAVYAVLLAIVFVLQGNLLYFPDAGRQILQTPKDVGLDYEQVWLTTEDGVRIEAWYVPAPAARGAVLLAHGNAGNISHRLDYALMFHRLGYSLLLLEYRGYGRSEGKPSEEGTYADARAAWRHLVAQRGFPPERIALVGESLGGAIVARLATAERPGALVLASTFVSVPELAAELYPWLPVRWLARYRYDALEALARVSSPVLIAHSRQDDIVPFRHGERLFAAAKGPKAFLELAGGHNEGFLFTREAWREALGRFLAQHLPAEAMDPVPR from the coding sequence ATGGATGTCCTGCTAAAAGTGTTGACCGTGGGCGGCGCGGTGTATGCCGTGTTGTTGGCCATCGTGTTTGTGCTGCAGGGGAACCTCCTCTACTTCCCCGACGCGGGGCGGCAGATTCTGCAGACGCCCAAGGACGTCGGGCTTGACTATGAGCAGGTGTGGTTGACGACGGAAGACGGAGTCCGGATCGAGGCCTGGTACGTCCCCGCGCCGGCGGCGCGCGGCGCGGTGCTGCTTGCCCACGGCAACGCCGGCAACATCTCGCACCGGCTGGACTACGCCCTCATGTTCCACCGCCTCGGCTACTCGCTGCTGCTGCTCGAATACCGCGGCTACGGCCGCAGCGAAGGCAAGCCGAGCGAGGAGGGCACCTACGCCGATGCCCGCGCCGCCTGGCGCCACCTCGTGGCGCAGCGGGGATTCCCGCCCGAGCGCATCGCGCTGGTGGGCGAGTCCCTGGGCGGCGCCATCGTCGCCCGGCTCGCCACGGCCGAGCGCCCCGGGGCGCTGGTGCTCGCATCAACTTTCGTCTCGGTACCCGAGCTGGCGGCGGAGCTCTATCCCTGGCTGCCGGTGCGGTGGCTGGCGCGCTACCGCTACGACGCGCTGGAGGCCCTGGCCCGCGTCTCGAGCCCGGTGCTCATTGCCCATAGCCGGCAGGACGACATCGTGCCGTTTCGTCACGGCGAGCGGCTGTTTGCCGCCGCCAAGGGGCCGAAAGCGTTCCTGGAGCTGGCCGGTGGGCATAACGAGGGTTTTCTGTTCACGCGTGAGGCATGGCGCGAGGCGCTGGGGCGCTTCCTGGCACAGCACCTTCCGGCGGAAGCCATGGACCCTGTTCCACGGTAA
- a CDS encoding FAD-binding oxidoreductase — MSAHPDLLETLRQIAGPGQVLSEGDLTAWELDWRKRSRGKALAVVRPATTAEVAAIVKACAAAGVSIVTQGGNTGLAVGSIPDDSGRQVVLSLQRMNAVRQIDAANLTVTVEAGCILQTLQEAADKAGFLFPLSLAAEGSCTIGGNLATNAGGTQVVRYGNARDLCLGLEVVTAQGDIWNGLSGLRKDNTGYDLRDLFIGSEGTLGVITAATLKLYPQPAVQLTAWAAVPSMQDAVNLLALAHRHLGAGLTGFEVMGQFALSLVAKNFRQLRVPLYEETPFCVLLENSDPESETHAREQFERLLETALDKGCVTDAVVAENLAQAHQLWHIRESIPLAQAEEGLNIKHDISVAVSRIPEFVEVTDALLVQAIPGVRLVNFGHLGDGNLHYNVQAPADGDAQAFLREHEDTVNSLVYDSVARFGGSFSAEHGVGSLKLDKLEHYKSPVALGMMRAIKHALDPQNLFNPGRVLRI, encoded by the coding sequence ATGAGCGCTCACCCTGATTTACTGGAAACCCTGAGGCAAATCGCCGGCCCCGGCCAGGTACTCAGTGAAGGCGACCTGACCGCCTGGGAACTCGACTGGCGAAAGCGCTCACGCGGCAAGGCGCTGGCCGTGGTCAGGCCCGCCACCACCGCGGAGGTAGCCGCCATCGTCAAGGCCTGCGCGGCGGCCGGCGTGAGCATCGTCACCCAAGGCGGCAACACCGGGCTGGCGGTCGGATCCATCCCCGACGACTCGGGCCGGCAGGTGGTGCTGAGCCTGCAGCGCATGAATGCCGTGCGCCAGATCGATGCGGCAAATCTCACGGTCACCGTGGAAGCCGGCTGCATTCTGCAAACGCTGCAGGAAGCCGCCGACAAGGCGGGGTTTCTTTTCCCGCTGAGCCTGGCCGCCGAAGGCAGCTGCACCATTGGCGGGAACCTGGCGACGAACGCCGGTGGCACGCAGGTCGTGCGCTACGGCAATGCGCGTGATTTGTGCCTGGGGCTGGAGGTGGTGACAGCGCAAGGTGACATCTGGAATGGCCTTTCCGGCCTGCGCAAGGACAACACGGGCTACGACCTGCGCGACCTGTTCATCGGCAGCGAAGGCACGCTCGGCGTCATCACCGCCGCCACGCTCAAGCTGTATCCGCAGCCCGCCGTCCAGCTCACCGCATGGGCGGCCGTACCGTCGATGCAGGATGCCGTAAACCTTCTTGCACTGGCCCACCGGCACCTGGGCGCCGGCCTGACCGGATTTGAGGTCATGGGACAGTTTGCCCTGAGCCTGGTTGCCAAAAACTTCAGGCAACTGCGCGTGCCGCTGTATGAAGAGACACCGTTCTGCGTACTGCTTGAAAATTCTGACCCGGAATCAGAAACCCATGCCCGCGAACAGTTCGAACGGCTGCTGGAGACCGCGCTGGACAAGGGCTGCGTGACGGATGCGGTCGTTGCTGAAAATCTGGCCCAGGCACACCAGCTCTGGCACATCCGTGAAAGCATTCCGCTGGCGCAAGCCGAGGAAGGCCTGAACATCAAGCACGACATCTCGGTCGCGGTTTCGCGCATCCCGGAGTTTGTGGAGGTCACCGATGCCCTGCTGGTGCAGGCCATTCCGGGTGTGCGGCTGGTGAATTTTGGCCACCTGGGCGACGGTAACCTGCACTACAACGTGCAGGCGCCCGCTGACGGCGATGCCCAGGCTTTTCTGCGGGAGCATGAGGACACCGTCAATTCGCTGGTCTATGACTCGGTGGCGCGCTTTGGCGGCTCATTTTCTGCCGAGCACGGCGTGGGCAGCCTCAAGCTCGACAAGCTGGAGCACTACAAATCCCCCGTGGCGCTGGGCATGATGCGGGCCATCAAGCACGCCCTTGACCCGCAAAACCTGTTTAATCCGGGGCGGGTGCTGCGGATATAG
- a CDS encoding DUF2069 domain-containing protein, producing MNKATQIDLTRWLALGSLAGLIVLGLAWELWLAPIRPGGSLLALKVLPLCIPLAGILKNRMYTYRWVSLLVWLYFTEGAVRAWSDRAPGNYFAMLEVLLCLVLFAACALHVRVRLKNAAPPAATGEKTA from the coding sequence ATGAACAAAGCAACCCAAATTGACCTCACGCGCTGGTTGGCCCTGGGCAGTCTGGCCGGCCTGATTGTGCTGGGCCTGGCCTGGGAACTGTGGCTCGCGCCCATCCGGCCGGGCGGCTCCCTGCTCGCGCTCAAGGTCCTGCCCCTGTGCATTCCGCTGGCCGGCATCCTGAAAAACCGCATGTACACCTACCGCTGGGTCAGCCTGCTGGTGTGGCTTTACTTCACCGAAGGCGCGGTGCGGGCCTGGAGCGACCGCGCGCCGGGCAACTACTTTGCCATGCTGGAAGTCCTGCTGTGCCTGGTACTTTTTGCGGCCTGTGCGCTGCATGTGCGGGTACGGCTGAAAAATGCGGCGCCACCCGCCGCCACCGGAGAAAAGACAGCATGA
- a CDS encoding YihY family inner membrane protein, which translates to MKFQQSLQALLTDLSRFPWRHTALTLRDRFREDHMGLTASSLTFTTSIALVPFFTVALAIFTAFPMFAKLQGALQAWLVQSLIPDDIARQVLGYLTQFSRQANKLGIAGLAVLLVTAIALILTIDRTLNGIWRVRKARPLAQRVLIYWAAITLGPLLLAASLAGTSYVLSASRGLVGVMPISLRFLLDVTQFFLVAGGMAALYRYVPNTYVKWSHAWVGGLFVAAGLELGKRIVSLYLSAVPTYSLVYGAFATLPILLVWIYFSWVIVLMGAVIAAYLPSLLAGVARRGSAHGWYFQLAIEVLQQLNLARITARKGVSASQLAEQLEVDVLQLEPVLETLVGLDWVGQLNEAEGAAESRYLLLADPDTTPLEPLMQLLLLDKADSVKKLWEKARWPAINLRDAL; encoded by the coding sequence ATGAAATTCCAGCAATCCCTGCAGGCGTTGTTGACCGACCTGTCCCGTTTTCCGTGGCGCCATACCGCGCTCACGCTGCGCGACCGTTTTCGCGAAGACCACATGGGCCTGACGGCCAGCAGCCTGACCTTCACCACCTCGATCGCCCTGGTGCCCTTCTTCACCGTGGCGCTGGCCATTTTTACGGCCTTCCCCATGTTTGCCAAACTGCAGGGCGCCCTGCAGGCCTGGCTGGTTCAGAGCCTGATTCCCGACGACATCGCCCGGCAGGTGCTGGGTTATTTGACCCAGTTCAGCCGGCAAGCCAACAAGCTGGGCATTGCCGGACTGGCGGTGCTGCTGGTGACCGCGATTGCGCTGATTTTGACGATAGACCGCACGCTCAACGGGATCTGGCGTGTCAGGAAGGCAAGGCCGCTGGCGCAGCGCGTGCTGATTTACTGGGCGGCCATTACCCTGGGGCCGCTGCTGCTGGCGGCCAGCCTGGCGGGGACTTCCTATGTGCTGTCGGCCTCCCGGGGCCTGGTGGGCGTGATGCCCATCAGCCTGCGTTTCCTGCTGGACGTGACCCAGTTTTTCCTGGTGGCCGGCGGCATGGCGGCGCTGTACCGCTACGTGCCCAATACCTATGTGAAATGGTCCCATGCCTGGGTGGGCGGGCTGTTCGTGGCCGCTGGCCTGGAGCTGGGCAAGCGGATTGTCAGCCTCTACCTCAGTGCGGTGCCGACCTACTCGCTGGTTTACGGCGCCTTCGCCACCTTGCCGATCCTGCTGGTGTGGATCTACTTCTCCTGGGTCATCGTGCTGATGGGCGCGGTCATTGCCGCCTACCTCCCCAGCCTGCTGGCCGGCGTGGCGCGCCGGGGCAGCGCGCACGGCTGGTATTTCCAGTTGGCCATCGAGGTGCTGCAGCAGCTGAACCTTGCACGTATCACCGCGCGCAAGGGGGTGAGTGCATCCCAACTGGCCGAACAGCTCGAGGTCGACGTACTGCAGCTCGAGCCTGTCCTGGAAACCCTGGTTGGGCTGGACTGGGTAGGCCAGCTCAACGAGGCCGAGGGCGCTGCCGAGTCCCGCTACCTGCTGCTGGCCGACCCCGACACCACGCCCCTGGAGCCCCTGATGCAGCTGCTGCTGCTGGACAAGGCGGATTCGGTCAAAAAATTATGGGAAAAAGCCCGTTGGCCAGCAATAAACCTGCGTGATGCGCTGTAA
- a CDS encoding DUF3606 domain-containing protein yields the protein MTWAFKRTGEILTTHVKPPREDFSRPNTSLPEKQVTFPLREPLRAQRPDLHALNNEPININEEASVNYWVAALGCTEAALRLAVAEVGPAAQDVSNELGVAV from the coding sequence ATGACCTGGGCCTTCAAGCGCACGGGTGAAATTCTTACAACACACGTCAAGCCGCCACGGGAAGATTTCTCCAGACCGAACACTTCACTACCGGAGAAACAAGTGACTTTTCCCTTGAGAGAACCTTTGAGAGCGCAACGGCCCGATCTTCATGCGCTGAATAACGAGCCGATCAACATCAATGAAGAAGCATCGGTGAACTACTGGGTGGCCGCCCTGGGGTGCACCGAGGCGGCATTGCGCCTGGCCGTCGCGGAGGTGGGCCCCGCGGCACAGGATGTGAGCAACGAACTTGGTGTAGCGGTATGA
- a CDS encoding thioredoxin family protein produces the protein MSNTEFISPPLPSTPEGRSRMRWVICLCADWCGLCREYSDLFAQMAARYPSSRFVWLDIEDQADLVGDIEVETFPTLLIADASGMQFMGPLLPHAETLSRLLDSLLQPDAKATPHLPATRQLLQAVHGTPEHWVGPGEGDHAIEKGA, from the coding sequence GTGAGCAACACTGAATTCATCTCGCCGCCCCTTCCGTCCACACCGGAGGGTCGCTCCCGGATGCGCTGGGTTATCTGCCTGTGTGCCGACTGGTGCGGCCTGTGCCGTGAATACAGCGACCTGTTCGCGCAAATGGCGGCGCGCTACCCCTCAAGCCGCTTCGTCTGGCTGGATATTGAAGACCAGGCCGATCTGGTCGGTGATATCGAGGTGGAAACTTTCCCGACATTGTTGATCGCCGATGCGAGTGGCATGCAGTTCATGGGGCCCTTGCTGCCGCACGCAGAGACGCTGTCGCGTCTGCTGGACTCGTTGTTGCAGCCGGATGCGAAAGCCACGCCGCATTTGCCGGCCACTCGGCAATTGCTGCAAGCGGTTCACGGCACACCCGAGCACTGGGTTGGCCCAGGTGAAGGAGATCACGCGATCGAAAAGGGCGCCTGA
- a CDS encoding alpha/beta fold hydrolase has translation MDITVNGHKTYCYTGGKAFDAARPTVVFVHGVLNDHSVWILQTRYFAHHGWNALAPDLPGHCKSAGEAPRTVEEAAAFITALLDALGVQKAVLVGHSFGSLIALELAGSAPERVRQLVMVGTAVPMKVSPALLELSLNQPLKAIDLVNVFSHSMLAPPPSALGPGTWLYGSSKALMKRVLASDPAGRIFHTGFKACNDYTGGEAAMERTTCEVLFILGKNDQMTLPKLAQPIINKARRGKVVMLDAGHQLMTEAPDAVLFALKDFLRP, from the coding sequence ATGGACATCACCGTCAACGGCCACAAAACCTATTGCTACACCGGTGGTAAAGCGTTTGATGCCGCCAGGCCCACCGTGGTGTTTGTCCACGGCGTGCTCAATGACCACAGCGTCTGGATTTTGCAGACACGCTACTTCGCCCACCACGGCTGGAACGCGCTGGCACCCGACTTGCCGGGCCACTGCAAAAGTGCGGGCGAAGCACCCCGGACAGTGGAAGAAGCCGCCGCATTCATCACCGCCCTGCTGGACGCCCTGGGTGTGCAGAAAGCCGTGCTGGTGGGCCACAGCTTTGGCTCGCTGATTGCCCTGGAACTGGCTGGCAGCGCGCCCGAACGCGTGCGCCAGCTGGTGATGGTCGGCACGGCCGTGCCCATGAAGGTCTCTCCCGCATTGCTGGAGCTGTCGCTCAACCAGCCACTCAAGGCGATCGACCTGGTGAATGTTTTTTCTCACTCGATGCTGGCTCCGCCGCCTTCCGCACTGGGCCCCGGCACCTGGCTCTATGGGAGCTCGAAGGCATTGATGAAACGCGTGCTGGCCAGCGACCCGGCGGGCAGGATTTTTCACACGGGCTTCAAGGCCTGCAACGACTACACCGGAGGAGAAGCCGCGATGGAGCGGACGACCTGCGAGGTGCTGTTCATCCTGGGCAAGAACGACCAGATGACGCTGCCCAAGCTCGCACAACCCATCATCAACAAGGCCAGGCGCGGCAAGGTCGTGATGCTGGATGCGGGCCACCAGCTCATGACAGAAGCGCCCGACGCCGTGCTGTTTGCGCTGAAAGACTTTCTGCGACCATGA
- a CDS encoding O-acetylhomoserine aminocarboxypropyltransferase: MSGYSDPGFDTLALHAGAAPDPATGARAVPIYLTTSFVFESSDHAASLFNLERAGHVYSRISNPTNAVLEQRVAALEGGIGAIATASGQAALHLSIATLMGAGSHIVASTALYGGSQNLLHYTLRRFGIETTFVKPGDLDGWRAAVRPNTKLLFGETVGNPGLDVLDISAVAAIAHETGVPLLVDSTLTSPWLIKPFDHGADLVYHSATKFLSGHGTVIGGVVVDGGSFDWEKSGKFAELTQAYDGFHNMVFSEESTVGAFLLRARREGLRDFGACMSPHTAWLILQGIETLPLRMARHMSNTEKVVDFLASHPFVARVGHPMLESHPSYALARQLLPRGAGSVFSFDLKGSREQGETFVETLKVFSHLANVGDCRSLVIHPASTTHFRMTDEALLGAGITQGTIRLSIGLEDPDDLVDDLKRALKAAEKAGA; this comes from the coding sequence ATGTCCGGCTACTCCGACCCCGGTTTCGACACCCTGGCGCTGCACGCAGGTGCCGCACCCGACCCCGCCACGGGCGCCCGCGCGGTGCCGATTTATCTCACCACCTCCTTTGTCTTTGAGTCGAGCGACCACGCCGCCAGCCTCTTTAACCTGGAGCGTGCGGGCCACGTGTACTCACGCATCAGCAACCCCACCAATGCGGTGCTGGAGCAGCGCGTAGCGGCGCTGGAAGGCGGTATTGGCGCCATTGCCACCGCCAGCGGACAGGCCGCCCTGCACCTGTCGATTGCCACGCTGATGGGCGCCGGCTCGCACATTGTTGCCAGCACCGCCCTCTATGGCGGCTCGCAAAACCTGCTGCACTACACGCTGCGCCGCTTCGGCATTGAAACCACCTTTGTGAAACCCGGCGACCTGGACGGCTGGCGCGCCGCCGTGCGCCCCAACACCAAGCTCCTGTTTGGTGAAACCGTGGGCAATCCGGGGCTGGACGTGCTGGACATTTCCGCCGTGGCCGCCATTGCCCATGAAACCGGCGTGCCGCTGCTGGTCGATTCCACCCTGACCTCGCCCTGGCTGATCAAGCCTTTCGACCACGGCGCCGACCTGGTGTACCACTCCGCGACCAAGTTTTTGAGCGGCCACGGCACGGTCATCGGCGGCGTCGTCGTCGACGGCGGCTCGTTTGACTGGGAAAAGTCGGGCAAGTTTGCCGAGTTGACCCAAGCCTATGACGGCTTTCACAACATGGTGTTCAGCGAGGAAAGCACCGTGGGCGCCTTTTTGCTGCGCGCGCGCCGCGAAGGACTGCGCGACTTCGGCGCCTGCATGAGCCCGCACACCGCCTGGCTGATCCTGCAGGGCATTGAAACCCTGCCGCTGCGCATGGCGCGGCACATGAGCAACACTGAAAAAGTGGTGGACTTCCTGGCCAGCCACCCCTTTGTGGCACGCGTAGGCCACCCGATGCTGGAATCACACCCCAGCTACGCGCTGGCCAGGCAGTTGCTGCCGCGCGGGGCGGGTTCGGTGTTCAGCTTTGACCTGAAAGGCAGCCGCGAGCAGGGCGAAACCTTTGTTGAAACCCTCAAGGTCTTCAGCCACCTGGCCAATGTGGGCGACTGCCGCAGCCTGGTGATTCACCCGGCCAGTACCACGCACTTCCGGATGACGGATGAAGCGCTGCTCGGCGCCGGCATCACGCAGGGCACGATTCGCCTGTCGATCGGTCTGGAGGATCCGGACGATCTGGTGGACGACCTGAAGCGAGCCCTCAAGGCTGCCGAGAAAGCGGGTGCCTGA